A window of Ignicoccus hospitalis KIN4/I contains these coding sequences:
- the hflX gene encoding GTPase HflX, whose amino-acid sequence MACKKRADFQEALALCETAGYEVVATVNFCKKPHPATYITPGKLEELKATIKEGGAEAVIVYGNPKPSQFYRLKKELGVEVVDRTSLILKIFELHAGSKEAKLQTELARLKYELTLAREYVRRVKMGEQVDFLGPGEYAAKYVIKAIKRRIKKIEEELEKIRTMREQQKLRRVKRLRVPEVAVTGYTCAGKTALVNALGKLNLKEGPEMFTTLAPKHVRVSVYENGLYEAIFIDTVGFIEGIPPQILEVFHATLAEITYSDAAVLVLDGSEELSRALDKLESSLATLAEIGFIGKPLVIAFNKIDLVDDYEEKVLEVDDWARSLYPWTWGTVPISAKKGTNLRRLVIESVLAARGARNIKEPETNVCGKGAC is encoded by the coding sequence GTGGCTTGTAAGAAGAGGGCTGACTTCCAAGAGGCCTTGGCCCTCTGCGAGACCGCGGGCTACGAGGTGGTCGCTACCGTTAACTTCTGTAAGAAGCCGCACCCGGCCACTTACATAACGCCGGGGAAGCTGGAGGAGCTGAAGGCTACAATTAAGGAGGGCGGGGCAGAGGCAGTAATAGTTTACGGGAACCCCAAGCCCTCCCAGTTCTACAGGCTCAAGAAGGAGCTGGGCGTGGAGGTCGTCGACCGCACCAGCTTGATACTGAAGATTTTCGAACTCCACGCCGGGAGCAAGGAGGCCAAGCTCCAAACGGAGCTGGCCAGGCTGAAGTACGAACTGACGTTGGCGAGGGAGTACGTAAGGAGAGTGAAGATGGGCGAGCAAGTGGACTTCTTGGGCCCGGGCGAGTACGCGGCCAAGTACGTCATAAAGGCAATAAAAAGGAGGATAAAGAAGATAGAGGAAGAGCTCGAAAAGATAAGGACGATGAGGGAACAACAGAAGCTCCGCAGAGTGAAGCGCTTGCGCGTGCCGGAGGTGGCGGTAACCGGCTACACGTGCGCGGGGAAGACCGCTCTGGTCAACGCGCTGGGCAAGCTTAACTTGAAGGAAGGGCCTGAGATGTTCACCACCTTGGCCCCCAAGCACGTGAGGGTGAGCGTGTACGAGAACGGCTTGTACGAGGCTATATTCATTGATACGGTCGGCTTCATAGAGGGCATACCGCCGCAGATACTGGAGGTCTTCCACGCGACGCTCGCCGAGATAACTTATTCCGACGCCGCCGTCTTGGTCCTCGACGGGAGCGAGGAGCTGAGCAGGGCGTTGGACAAGCTCGAGAGCAGCTTGGCTACTTTGGCGGAGATAGGCTTCATTGGGAAGCCCTTGGTAATAGCGTTCAACAAAATAGACTTGGTGGACGACTACGAAGAGAAGGTCTTGGAAGTGGACGACTGGGCGAGGAGCCTATACCCTTGGACATGGGGGACCGTTCCCATATCCGCGAAGAAGGGGACCAACTTGAGGCGTCTCGTAATAGAAAGCGTGTTGGCCGCGCGGGGAGCCCGGAATATAAAAGAACCGGAGACTAACGTCTGCGGGAAGGGGGCTTGTTGA
- a CDS encoding translation initiation factor IF-6, protein MNFDVVPISIFGNPNIGVYMFANDDFALIPPGVKEDVVKKVESALKVTVVEAKVADSTLLGLFVNGNNHALVVPSIIKEYELENLKRELDLPIKVVYSKLTAMGNVILCNDKFALFHPEMSNWVKDVTEVLGVPGETGTIAGVPTVGSVAVINDKGGLVHPDASDEELNELEKKFQVVLDIGTVNYGVPYVKTGLVANNKGAVVGDLTTGVEMARVARALSGE, encoded by the coding sequence ATGAACTTCGACGTAGTCCCCATATCCATTTTTGGGAACCCGAATATTGGCGTGTACATGTTCGCCAACGACGACTTCGCCCTAATTCCGCCCGGGGTGAAGGAGGACGTCGTTAAGAAGGTAGAGAGCGCGCTCAAAGTGACTGTCGTCGAGGCGAAGGTAGCCGACAGCACCCTCCTAGGCCTCTTCGTTAACGGAAACAACCACGCCTTGGTGGTCCCTTCAATAATAAAGGAGTATGAATTAGAGAACTTAAAAAGAGAGTTGGACTTGCCCATAAAGGTCGTATACAGCAAACTCACCGCAATGGGTAACGTGATACTCTGCAACGACAAGTTCGCCCTCTTCCATCCCGAAATGAGCAACTGGGTTAAGGACGTAACCGAGGTCCTCGGGGTCCCGGGCGAGACCGGGACCATAGCGGGGGTCCCCACCGTGGGCTCGGTGGCGGTGATAAACGACAAGGGAGGTTTGGTCCACCCGGACGCCAGCGACGAGGAGCTGAACGAGCTGGAGAAGAAGTTCCAAGTGGTGTTGGACATAGGAACGGTGAACTACGGCGTGCCCTACGTTAAGACGGGCCTCGTGGCCAACAACAAAGGGGCGGTCGTGGGCGACCTTACCACGGGCGTAGAAATGGCGAGGGTAGCTAGGGCCCTCTCTGGCGAATAA
- a CDS encoding DNA repair exonuclease, producing the protein MLIVHAADVHLGKRQYGLKEREEDFYKAFEDLVEATIREKADALVIAGDLFDTPVPDSTMKPFKVAVEGVRRLRENGIEVIMVAGDHDIPKVRGYPAIAYLSELTGAKLLRGELGAKGYELKGFTFYGDDAVTPSKRGPLERLRAVKPKKNSVLLLHVGLCRALPFSCVDEGLLPKGYKYYALGHVHKPTVLEVHGAPAAYPGSLEATTVDEVLWESSDNPLLRRGPLLVDLGGDEAQIVGKLNVYNRKQIIKKYELPKDYKRALAEAESVPQGAVVHLYLTGKVGKDAVRAISSKFQARALTVRVNFLAEEEEEVEETVTNFTGLEDLIIEFYGKELGRLLYELVKAAQERRSDELKRVAEEIFESGAWRRAQRASSQRGRRR; encoded by the coding sequence TTGCTGATCGTCCACGCCGCCGACGTCCACTTGGGCAAGAGGCAGTACGGCTTGAAGGAGAGGGAGGAGGACTTCTACAAGGCCTTCGAAGACTTGGTGGAAGCCACGATAAGGGAGAAGGCCGACGCCCTCGTAATAGCTGGAGACTTGTTCGACACCCCCGTGCCGGACAGCACAATGAAGCCGTTCAAGGTCGCGGTCGAAGGGGTAAGGAGGCTGAGGGAAAATGGCATAGAAGTGATAATGGTTGCCGGGGACCACGACATACCGAAGGTGAGGGGATATCCAGCTATAGCTTACTTGAGCGAGCTGACCGGGGCCAAGCTGCTCAGGGGGGAGCTGGGGGCCAAGGGGTACGAGCTCAAGGGCTTTACCTTCTACGGGGACGACGCCGTCACCCCCTCCAAGAGGGGGCCCCTGGAGCGCTTGAGGGCGGTCAAACCTAAGAAGAACTCCGTCTTGCTCCTTCACGTAGGCCTGTGCAGGGCGCTCCCCTTCAGCTGTGTGGACGAGGGCCTGTTGCCCAAGGGCTACAAGTACTACGCGCTCGGCCACGTCCACAAGCCCACAGTCTTGGAGGTCCACGGGGCGCCCGCCGCCTACCCGGGCTCCTTGGAGGCCACCACAGTTGACGAGGTGTTGTGGGAGTCTTCGGACAACCCGTTGTTGAGGCGGGGACCCTTGCTTGTGGACTTAGGGGGCGACGAGGCCCAGATAGTAGGCAAGTTAAACGTATACAACAGGAAGCAGATAATAAAGAAGTACGAGTTACCGAAGGACTACAAGAGGGCGCTCGCGGAGGCGGAGTCCGTACCCCAAGGCGCGGTGGTGCACCTTTACCTAACCGGCAAGGTGGGTAAGGACGCCGTAAGGGCGATATCCTCCAAGTTCCAAGCGAGGGCGTTGACCGTGAGGGTGAACTTCCTCGCGGAGGAGGAAGAGGAAGTGGAGGAGACCGTCACGAACTTTACGGGGCTGGAGGACTTGATAATAGAGTTCTACGGGAAGGAGCTCGGCCGGCTCCTCTACGAGCTCGTGAAGGCGGCACAAGAGAGGAGGTCCGACGAGCTCAAGAGGGTCGCCGAGGAGATCTTCGAGAGCGGAGCGTGGCGTAGAGCTCAGCGTGCCTCCTCGCAACGCGGTCGACGGCGGTGA
- a CDS encoding class I SAM-dependent methyltransferase: protein MDATAYTGDPWEAVRDSARYYSAIAKGYDELYGEEQEKKYAVGLKMLKPSKRVLDVGCGTALLLKHVEGIYVGLDVSKGMLEEAVKKRGDRPADFVLGDARSLPFRSKSFDTCYSFTMLQNVPEPERALEEIARTCRKAVVSSLNGKGLGFGKCEEARPDLVCLVVDE, encoded by the coding sequence ATGGACGCCACCGCGTACACGGGGGACCCCTGGGAGGCGGTTAGGGACAGCGCTCGATATTATTCTGCGATAGCCAAGGGTTACGACGAGCTCTACGGAGAGGAGCAAGAGAAAAAGTATGCCGTTGGTTTAAAGATGCTTAAGCCGTCAAAGAGGGTTTTAGACGTGGGGTGCGGCACGGCCTTACTGCTGAAGCACGTGGAAGGCATATACGTAGGCTTGGACGTGAGCAAGGGAATGTTGGAGGAGGCCGTGAAGAAGAGGGGCGACCGTCCGGCGGACTTCGTCTTGGGGGACGCCCGGAGCTTGCCTTTCAGGAGCAAGTCCTTCGATACGTGCTACAGCTTCACGATGCTCCAGAACGTGCCCGAGCCCGAGAGGGCCCTCGAGGAGATCGCTAGGACGTGTCGCAAGGCCGTTGTGAGCTCCTTGAATGGGAAGGGCTTAGGCTTTGGGAAGTGCGAGGAGGCGAGGCCGGACTTGGTGTGCTTAGTCGTCGATGAGTAG
- a CDS encoding FAD-dependent oxidoreductase yields the protein METLGPYDVVVVGGGLAGLRAAIEARRHGASALVVAKSHPVRSHSSAAEGGVAAYIEGASDPRDSPLQHAFDTVKGSDWLADQDAVELMAFDAERAILELEKWGCLFSRDPDGKIARRPFGGHTYPRTRFAADKTGMCMLHTVYERALAEGVDMLYEFYVTDVVSDKRKVYGVIGFDVKSGDVYFIKSKAVILATGGGGLMYKFSTNSYLNSGDGYAIAARAGAPLADMEFIQFHPTALYPSNILITEAARGEGGYLINKNGERFMKRYAPERMELAPRDVVARAIMNEIKEGRGFEGGYVLLDLTHLGEEKINERLPLVREVSIKFAKVDPVKEPIPVRPAAHYTMGGVKTNLDGATEVKGLFAAGEAACVSVHGANRLGSNSLLETLVFGRRAGMAAAAYAKEVGYSEPPKEALSEAEARLWLPTTSESGLSFGQLRKEVGEIMWNYVGIERNEEGLKTAVKKLKELMNMTKYVKGSGGPGAYELVAAHETINMVMNAYATATAALWRTESRGAHYRSDYPKRDNENWLAHTIMRWKGTWEMEKLPVTITRWPPQERKY from the coding sequence TTGGAAACCCTCGGTCCCTATGACGTCGTCGTAGTTGGAGGGGGCCTGGCGGGCCTCAGGGCGGCGATCGAGGCGAGGCGCCACGGGGCAAGCGCGCTGGTGGTCGCGAAGTCCCACCCGGTCCGGAGCCACTCCTCCGCCGCGGAGGGCGGGGTCGCCGCTTACATCGAGGGCGCCTCCGACCCTAGGGACTCGCCCCTCCAGCACGCCTTCGACACCGTGAAGGGCTCGGACTGGCTGGCCGACCAAGACGCGGTGGAGCTCATGGCCTTCGACGCCGAGAGGGCGATACTGGAGCTAGAGAAGTGGGGCTGCTTGTTCTCCAGGGACCCCGACGGGAAGATCGCAAGGAGGCCCTTCGGGGGCCACACCTACCCCCGCACTAGGTTCGCCGCAGACAAGACTGGTATGTGTATGCTCCATACGGTTTACGAAAGGGCCTTGGCTGAAGGCGTAGACATGCTTTACGAGTTCTACGTTACCGACGTCGTTAGTGACAAGAGGAAGGTTTACGGCGTTATAGGCTTTGACGTCAAGAGCGGGGACGTCTACTTCATCAAGAGCAAGGCAGTGATACTCGCCACGGGCGGGGGCGGGTTGATGTACAAGTTCTCAACGAACAGTTATCTGAACTCGGGGGACGGCTACGCGATCGCCGCCAGGGCGGGCGCCCCCTTGGCGGACATGGAGTTCATCCAGTTCCACCCCACCGCCCTCTACCCCTCCAACATACTGATAACCGAGGCCGCCAGGGGCGAGGGAGGGTACCTTATCAACAAGAACGGAGAGAGGTTCATGAAGAGGTACGCCCCCGAGAGGATGGAGCTCGCCCCGAGGGACGTGGTCGCGAGGGCGATAATGAACGAGATTAAAGAGGGGAGGGGCTTCGAAGGGGGCTACGTGCTCCTCGACCTGACCCACCTAGGGGAGGAGAAGATAAACGAAAGGCTCCCCTTGGTTAGGGAAGTGTCCATAAAGTTCGCCAAGGTGGATCCGGTTAAGGAGCCCATACCGGTAAGGCCGGCCGCGCACTACACCATGGGCGGGGTCAAGACCAACTTGGACGGCGCCACGGAGGTGAAGGGCTTGTTCGCGGCCGGCGAGGCCGCTTGCGTGAGCGTTCACGGGGCCAACAGGTTGGGCAGCAACTCGTTGCTGGAGACCTTAGTGTTCGGCAGGAGGGCCGGTATGGCCGCTGCCGCCTACGCGAAGGAGGTCGGCTACTCGGAGCCCCCGAAGGAGGCCTTGTCGGAGGCCGAGGCGAGGCTCTGGCTTCCCACTACCTCCGAGAGCGGCTTGAGCTTTGGTCAACTTAGGAAGGAGGTAGGCGAAATCATGTGGAATTACGTAGGCATAGAGAGAAACGAAGAGGGCCTCAAGACGGCCGTCAAGAAGTTGAAAGAGCTAATGAACATGACCAAGTACGTGAAGGGCTCGGGAGGCCCCGGCGCTTACGAGCTAGTCGCCGCTCACGAAACTATAAACATGGTAATGAACGCCTACGCGACCGCTACGGCCGCCTTGTGGAGGACAGAGAGCAGGGGGGCGCACTACCGTTCCGACTACCCCAAGAGGGACAACGAGAACTGGCTCGCGCACACGATCATGCGCTGGAAGGGGACTTGGGAGATGGAGAAGCTGCCTGTAACGATAACTAGGTGGCCGCCCCAAGAGAGGAAGTACTAA
- a CDS encoding hydantoinase B/oxoprolinase family protein translates to MKLRAGVVQRALSYIAEEMGSVLKRSSVSPNIRERLDMSCALLDEDGRVLAQAEHIPVHLGSLSWAAPRLVERASELVEDEGDVMIVNDPYLTGTHLNDVTVMTKYKNVWIVNKAHHVDVGGPVPGSLNPNAKTLFEEGIVIEPALVAKRWRVLKVAEDLAKGVRGPKTFLADLKAQIAALRTGLQRLRELEDRYGDINEYKEDFLEASKRAYSERLAEVSGEGEAEVPLELPEGLAKIRVRLKVGEVVEADFSGSSDQVPYNLNAVEGIAYAAVAFFVKAMTVPEGPVDHGLYSLIKVKTREGSLLNPRFPAAVGAGNLETSQRALEAVVLAAQGFSHAPSGGPGTMSNLILSWGNKVYYETNAGGGSATKDSDGQNAVQWGMTNTMNTPIEIIEREAPVLFTRYSVRRGSGGAGTHKGGDGVVREFIALDDLKVTVIMSRYLTKSPGAKGGSDGEPGAVLVDGEPVEGYFSGELKKGSRLTLMTPGAGGWGRA, encoded by the coding sequence TTGAAGCTCAGAGCGGGAGTGGTCCAGAGGGCCTTGAGCTACATAGCCGAAGAGATGGGAAGCGTGTTGAAACGTTCGTCCGTTTCCCCGAACATTAGAGAACGCTTGGACATGTCTTGCGCCTTGCTGGACGAGGACGGGAGGGTACTAGCTCAAGCCGAACACATCCCAGTACACTTGGGCAGCCTCTCGTGGGCGGCCCCGAGGCTGGTTGAGAGGGCCTCGGAGTTGGTCGAGGATGAGGGGGACGTCATGATAGTTAACGACCCTTACTTGACCGGCACCCACTTGAACGACGTAACTGTTATGACAAAGTATAAGAACGTTTGGATAGTTAACAAGGCCCACCACGTGGACGTAGGGGGCCCCGTGCCCGGCTCCCTGAACCCCAACGCCAAGACGTTGTTCGAGGAAGGGATAGTAATAGAGCCCGCGCTAGTGGCCAAGAGGTGGAGGGTTTTGAAGGTAGCTGAGGACTTGGCCAAGGGCGTCAGGGGGCCTAAGACGTTCTTGGCCGACTTGAAGGCACAGATAGCGGCCTTGAGGACCGGCCTCCAGAGGCTGAGGGAGTTGGAGGACCGTTACGGCGACATTAACGAGTACAAGGAAGACTTCTTAGAGGCGTCCAAGAGGGCCTACTCGGAGAGGCTGGCCGAGGTGTCGGGGGAGGGGGAGGCCGAAGTCCCCTTGGAGCTCCCGGAGGGCCTCGCGAAAATAAGGGTGAGGCTCAAGGTCGGGGAAGTCGTGGAGGCGGACTTCTCGGGGTCCTCGGACCAAGTGCCCTACAACTTGAACGCGGTGGAGGGAATAGCCTACGCCGCGGTGGCCTTCTTCGTGAAGGCGATGACCGTCCCGGAGGGGCCGGTGGACCACGGCCTTTATTCTTTAATAAAGGTAAAGACGAGGGAGGGGAGCTTGCTGAACCCCCGGTTCCCCGCCGCCGTAGGGGCCGGGAACTTGGAGACCTCCCAGAGGGCCTTGGAGGCCGTGGTGCTCGCCGCGCAAGGCTTCTCCCACGCCCCCTCCGGGGGCCCGGGCACCATGAGCAACTTGATACTGTCATGGGGGAACAAGGTCTATTATGAAACCAACGCCGGCGGCGGGAGCGCGACCAAGGACTCGGACGGCCAGAACGCCGTCCAATGGGGCATGACCAACACCATGAACACCCCGATAGAAATAATAGAGAGGGAGGCGCCGGTGCTATTCACTAGGTACTCCGTGAGGAGGGGCTCCGGAGGGGCCGGGACGCACAAGGGAGGGGACGGGGTGGTTAGGGAATTTATAGCCTTGGACGACCTAAAGGTAACCGTGATCATGTCTAGGTACTTGACGAAGTCCCCCGGCGCGAAGGGGGGCTCGGACGGGGAGCCGGGGGCGGTCTTGGTGGACGGGGAGCCGGTGGAAGGCTACTTCTCCGGGGAACTCAAGAAGGGGTCCCGGCTGACCCTCATGACCCCGGGCGCCGGGGGCTGGGGTCGAGCTTGA
- a CDS encoding DNA-binding protein — MSFDDRELEEIRKKKLMELQKRMEEERKAEELRKKQQLVKETILKSILTSEARARLANVKLVRPELAEQVENYLIALAQAGRIARPLTDAEVKEILARLAGETRREGRINIKERGW; from the coding sequence ATGAGCTTCGACGACAGGGAGCTTGAGGAAATAAGGAAGAAGAAGTTAATGGAGCTGCAAAAGCGTATGGAAGAGGAGAGGAAGGCGGAAGAACTGAGGAAGAAGCAGCAGCTGGTGAAGGAGACTATACTGAAGAGCATACTGACCAGCGAGGCCCGCGCGAGGCTGGCTAACGTCAAGCTCGTGAGGCCCGAGCTCGCGGAGCAAGTGGAGAACTACCTAATAGCCCTCGCCCAGGCCGGGAGGATCGCCAGGCCCCTCACGGACGCGGAGGTAAAGGAAATATTGGCCCGGCTGGCGGGCGAGACGCGCAGAGAAGGGAGGATAAACATAAAGGAGAGGGGGTGGTGA
- a CDS encoding 30S ribosomal protein S19e, with the protein MITPREVPPERFNQRLAMYLKERFPEIRPPEWAMYAKTGCFKDRPPLDEDWWYYRAASILRKLYLAGRPLGIETFRTIYGGRQRRGVAPPHFRKAGGSHIRKILQQLEKAGLVKKVKGQGRVLTPAGRSVLDHVAYFTFQEIAEEMAELKKYAER; encoded by the coding sequence TTGATCACGCCGAGGGAAGTGCCTCCGGAGAGGTTCAACCAGAGGTTGGCTATGTACTTGAAGGAGAGGTTCCCCGAGATCAGGCCCCCGGAGTGGGCCATGTACGCGAAGACCGGCTGCTTCAAGGACAGACCCCCCTTGGACGAGGACTGGTGGTACTACAGGGCGGCGAGCATACTGAGGAAGCTGTACCTCGCCGGGAGGCCTCTCGGTATAGAGACGTTCAGGACGATCTACGGCGGCCGCCAGAGGAGGGGGGTCGCCCCTCCGCACTTCAGGAAGGCAGGGGGCTCCCACATAAGGAAGATACTCCAACAGCTGGAGAAGGCCGGCTTGGTGAAGAAGGTAAAGGGCCAAGGGAGGGTCCTAACCCCCGCCGGGAGGAGCGTGCTCGACCACGTGGCCTACTTCACCTTCCAAGAAATAGCCGAAGAGATGGCCGAGCTCAAGAAGTACGCCGAGAGGTGA
- a CDS encoding type I 3-dehydroquinate dehydratase — MYAVASIPFTDLGQVKKLIIKSAAAGADFVELRLDYWTRKETPPFLEMIELARNYGLDVIVTVRDPEEGGVWSPPWRGEAYEMASEAGAVCDVEVKKFKELPCDRAILSVHYFRKPPREGEVRKLSQRALEAGAWAFKVATVVTDFPSYFLLFSESVHPRTAFMPMGEGTEALRLASALLGSFLNYGSVGEATAPGQVSVRQLTKALSALGGRGD; from the coding sequence GTGTACGCGGTGGCGTCCATACCGTTTACCGACTTAGGGCAAGTTAAGAAGCTTATAATTAAGTCGGCCGCCGCCGGAGCGGACTTCGTGGAGCTCAGGTTGGACTATTGGACCCGCAAGGAGACGCCCCCGTTCTTGGAAATGATAGAGTTGGCAAGGAACTACGGCTTAGACGTGATAGTTACGGTCAGGGACCCGGAGGAGGGAGGGGTCTGGTCCCCTCCTTGGAGGGGGGAGGCCTACGAGATGGCCTCGGAGGCCGGAGCGGTCTGCGACGTGGAGGTTAAGAAGTTTAAGGAACTCCCTTGCGATAGGGCGATCCTCTCCGTCCACTACTTCCGGAAGCCTCCCCGGGAGGGGGAGGTAAGGAAGCTCTCCCAGAGGGCACTGGAGGCGGGGGCGTGGGCTTTTAAGGTAGCTACGGTAGTGACGGACTTTCCGTCGTACTTCTTGTTGTTCAGCGAGAGCGTGCACCCCAGGACGGCCTTCATGCCTATGGGCGAGGGGACGGAGGCCTTGAGGTTGGCGTCGGCTCTGCTGGGCAGCTTCTTGAACTACGGGAGCGTGGGGGAGGCCACCGCCCCGGGCCAAGTGAGCGTCCGTCAACTGACAAAAGCCTTGAGCGCCCTTGGGGGGCGCGGGGACTGA
- a CDS encoding sugar phosphate nucleotidyltransferase, producing MEGIILAAGKGSRLRPLTLTVPKPLIPVAGKPLVQYGIEQLRGVGVERAVVVVGWLGELFKEVLGDGSALGMRFEYVLQPKRLGVAHAIHTAIVNANVRSPFLVYFGDNVFDDEWVKKFNSVDEEFDAFVVLAKVEDPRRFGVPVIESGRIVKFVEKPERPPSNYALTGLYAFRDPEQYESCFSELKPSWRGEYEITDLLNCYIRRGYDVKYAVVEGWWKDTGVPEDLIEAMKFILEKKLIHKVEGSVEGEVVGKVYVARGATVEGRLVGPAYVGPGAEVRGSAGPFVDVEEGSVAEGSFVESLILKGSKVLMRGGATLKRSVVGDYSNIEVDAPVSLEDALFASESALKVGRLD from the coding sequence TTGGAAGGGATAATACTGGCCGCTGGGAAGGGGAGCAGGCTGAGGCCCTTAACGCTCACCGTGCCCAAGCCGTTGATCCCCGTGGCCGGGAAGCCCTTGGTTCAGTACGGCATAGAGCAGCTGAGGGGGGTGGGCGTTGAGAGGGCCGTGGTGGTGGTCGGCTGGCTGGGCGAGCTCTTCAAGGAGGTCTTGGGGGACGGGAGCGCCCTGGGGATGAGGTTCGAGTACGTGCTCCAACCCAAGAGGCTCGGGGTGGCACACGCGATACACACGGCGATAGTTAACGCGAACGTGAGGTCCCCCTTCCTAGTCTACTTCGGGGACAACGTGTTTGACGACGAGTGGGTAAAGAAGTTCAACTCGGTTGACGAGGAGTTCGACGCGTTCGTGGTGCTCGCCAAGGTAGAGGACCCGAGGCGCTTCGGGGTGCCAGTAATCGAGTCCGGGAGGATAGTTAAGTTCGTGGAGAAGCCCGAGAGGCCCCCCTCCAACTACGCCCTGACCGGCCTCTACGCCTTCAGAGATCCGGAGCAGTACGAGAGCTGCTTCTCGGAGCTCAAGCCCTCGTGGCGGGGCGAGTACGAGATAACCGACTTGTTGAACTGTTACATAAGGAGGGGTTACGACGTCAAGTACGCCGTGGTGGAGGGCTGGTGGAAGGACACCGGGGTCCCGGAGGACCTTATCGAAGCTATGAAGTTTATCTTGGAGAAGAAGTTGATCCACAAAGTGGAGGGGTCGGTGGAGGGCGAGGTGGTGGGGAAGGTTTACGTGGCGAGGGGGGCGACCGTGGAGGGGAGGCTCGTGGGCCCGGCCTACGTGGGCCCCGGCGCGGAGGTGAGGGGCTCCGCGGGCCCGTTCGTGGACGTGGAGGAGGGCTCGGTTGCAGAGGGCTCTTTCGTAGAATCCTTAATCCTCAAGGGATCTAAAGTTTTGATGAGGGGAGGCGCGACCTTGAAGAGGAGCGTGGTGGGGGACTACTCCAACATAGAGGTGGACGCCCCAGTGAGCTTAGAGGACGCGCTGTTCGCCTCTGAGAGCGCCCTTAAGGTGGGGCGCCTTGACTAG
- a CDS encoding 50S ribosomal protein L31e, translating to MGVPKEKDGVIYTINLRRLYWGRRSNRAKRAVRMVREFVARHFGVEPEDVKIDNTVNNYLWSGSITKPPARVQVYVTVKTESGEEGERKVAYVTLANVKDVED from the coding sequence ATGGGCGTGCCCAAGGAAAAGGACGGCGTAATTTATACAATAAACTTGAGGAGGCTCTACTGGGGAAGGAGGAGCAACAGGGCCAAGAGGGCCGTGAGGATGGTTAGGGAGTTCGTGGCCAGACACTTCGGAGTGGAGCCGGAGGACGTGAAGATAGACAACACCGTGAACAACTACTTGTGGAGCGGGAGCATCACCAAGCCCCCGGCCAGGGTGCAAGTGTACGTCACCGTCAAGACCGAGTCCGGCGAGGAAGGCGAGAGGAAGGTAGCCTACGTCACCCTCGCTAACGTAAAGGACGTGGAGGACTGA
- a CDS encoding 30S ribosomal protein S26e, which produces MPKKRENRGRHKGDKGKTGTIQCDNCGRIVPADKAICVTRWHSPVDPQLARELEKKGAIIPRYKITKCYCISCAVHLGIVKVRPEHERKRRGLY; this is translated from the coding sequence TTGCCTAAGAAGAGGGAGAACCGTGGAAGGCATAAGGGCGACAAGGGCAAGACCGGCACGATACAGTGTGACAACTGCGGCAGGATAGTGCCGGCCGACAAGGCGATATGCGTTACCAGGTGGCACAGCCCAGTTGACCCCCAGCTCGCCAGGGAGCTCGAGAAGAAGGGCGCTATAATACCGAGGTACAAGATAACTAAGTGCTACTGCATCAGCTGCGCAGTGCACTTGGGTATAGTTAAGGTGAGGCCCGAGCACGAGCGCAAGAGGAGGGGCCTCTACTAG
- a CDS encoding 50S ribosomal protein L39e: protein MVRVAHYKHVAKKIRLGKKTKQNRALPAWVILKTRRRVTRNPMRRYWRRQKIKNV, encoded by the coding sequence GTGGTGAGGGTGGCCCATTACAAGCACGTGGCCAAGAAGATTAGGCTAGGCAAGAAGACTAAGCAGAACAGGGCCCTCCCCGCGTGGGTTATATTAAAGACCCGCAGGAGGGTTACCCGGAACCCCATGAGGAGGTATTGGAGGAGGCAAAAGATAAAGAACGTCTGA